Proteins encoded within one genomic window of Salipaludibacillus agaradhaerens:
- the nirB gene encoding nitrite reductase large subunit NirB, with the protein MKKLVMIGNGMAGVRSLEELLKRDNSSYDITIIGEEPHPNYNRIMLSNVLQGKTELDDIIINEWEWYKENNIKLITGEKVTGIDRDRQAVSTDKGSDISYDDLIIATGSSAFILPVPGSDLDGVIGFRTIEDTEKMITIAETKKKAVVIGGGLLGLEAARGLIDRGMEVYVVHLLPTLMEQQLDAPAARMLKKDLEKQGMIFKMEKQTAEIVGETVVEGVRFNDGEELACDLVVMAVGIRPNVALAKDCGLEVNRGIVVDDYMRTADPSIYAVGECAEHRGVAYGLVAPLYEQGQVLADTLTGKEGPGYEGSILSTQLKVAGCDLFSGGKINEDDETEAIVVQDAVAGVYKKILVEDNKITGIVLYGDASDGNRLFSMLKKGTDISEYTTAAVFQKAGEAEDEATLLAEMPADETVCGCNGVTKGTIVQSILEEDLTTFDDVKKCTKAGGSCGKCRPMVEGILSLTLGDNFDAAAQTNGMCECTDKSRDEVVAEIKEKGLQSPMEVRYVLGFKHPEGCSKCRPALNYYMRMIRPADYEDDKSSRFVNERMEGNIQKDGTFSVIPRMYGGTTTADELIRMGEVAKKYDVPLVKITGASRIGLYGVKKEDLPHVWEDLEMRSGYAYSKSLRNVKSCVGSLFCRFGTQDSLGLGIKLEKELEMVDTPHKMKMGVTGCPRNCAEVLTKDFGVVCVENGYQLYIGGNGGTEVRECDYLKIVATEEEVIMYAKAYMQYYRETGIYGERTAPWVERLGIDTIKTVLMDNEQRDYYVDRFTLARDTYHEAWSAMLKKNDEKKLYDVIKI; encoded by the coding sequence ATGAAAAAGCTTGTAATGATAGGGAATGGCATGGCTGGTGTTCGAAGCTTAGAAGAACTGCTGAAAAGAGATAATTCAAGCTATGACATAACGATTATTGGGGAGGAACCGCACCCGAACTACAATCGGATTATGTTATCTAACGTTTTACAAGGTAAAACAGAACTAGACGACATTATTATTAACGAGTGGGAGTGGTATAAAGAAAACAATATCAAGCTTATAACTGGGGAAAAAGTAACTGGGATAGATCGAGATAGACAGGCAGTGTCAACGGATAAAGGGAGTGACATTTCTTATGATGATCTCATTATCGCCACAGGGTCCAGTGCATTTATTCTTCCCGTCCCTGGGAGTGACTTAGATGGCGTTATTGGCTTTAGAACGATAGAAGACACAGAGAAAATGATAACCATTGCTGAAACGAAAAAGAAAGCGGTGGTGATCGGAGGGGGATTGTTAGGTCTTGAAGCGGCAAGGGGTCTGATCGATCGTGGAATGGAAGTTTATGTCGTTCACCTATTACCTACTCTGATGGAACAACAATTGGACGCACCAGCTGCCAGAATGTTGAAAAAAGATTTAGAAAAACAAGGTATGATATTTAAAATGGAGAAGCAAACCGCAGAAATTGTTGGTGAGACAGTTGTGGAAGGTGTGCGCTTTAACGACGGGGAAGAGCTTGCATGTGATTTAGTTGTTATGGCCGTAGGCATTCGTCCAAATGTGGCACTTGCAAAAGACTGCGGATTAGAAGTGAATCGTGGTATTGTTGTGGATGACTATATGCGTACAGCAGACCCATCCATTTATGCTGTCGGAGAATGTGCAGAGCATCGAGGCGTTGCTTATGGATTAGTTGCGCCTTTGTATGAACAAGGTCAAGTCTTAGCTGATACGTTAACAGGTAAAGAAGGACCTGGCTATGAAGGAAGTATTCTATCTACTCAACTTAAAGTAGCAGGGTGTGATTTATTTTCCGGTGGGAAAATAAATGAAGACGATGAGACTGAGGCGATCGTCGTGCAAGACGCCGTTGCTGGTGTGTATAAAAAAATATTAGTAGAAGACAACAAAATAACTGGCATTGTCCTCTACGGGGATGCTAGTGACGGTAATCGGTTGTTCTCAATGCTGAAGAAAGGAACCGATATATCTGAATATACAACAGCTGCCGTCTTTCAAAAAGCGGGTGAGGCAGAGGATGAAGCTACTCTACTGGCTGAGATGCCTGCCGACGAAACGGTTTGTGGCTGTAACGGTGTGACTAAAGGAACAATTGTTCAGTCTATCCTTGAAGAAGATTTAACAACGTTTGACGATGTGAAGAAATGCACAAAAGCAGGAGGCTCCTGTGGTAAATGCCGACCGATGGTTGAAGGGATTCTTTCTCTTACACTGGGAGATAACTTTGATGCAGCAGCTCAAACGAACGGGATGTGTGAATGTACGGATAAGTCTCGCGATGAAGTTGTAGCGGAAATTAAAGAAAAGGGTCTTCAATCTCCAATGGAAGTCCGATATGTTCTTGGATTTAAACATCCAGAAGGCTGTTCAAAGTGCCGGCCAGCATTGAATTATTATATGAGAATGATTCGCCCTGCTGATTATGAAGACGACAAATCCTCTCGTTTTGTTAATGAACGAATGGAAGGGAATATCCAGAAGGATGGCACGTTTTCTGTTATTCCTCGTATGTACGGGGGCACAACAACCGCTGATGAACTCATTCGAATGGGCGAAGTAGCGAAAAAATATGATGTCCCTCTCGTGAAAATTACGGGCGCCAGTAGAATTGGCCTTTACGGTGTGAAAAAAGAAGATCTGCCACACGTGTGGGAAGACTTAGAAATGCGTTCTGGCTACGCTTATTCCAAATCATTACGTAACGTTAAATCATGTGTAGGCTCCTTATTCTGCCGTTTTGGTACCCAAGATTCATTAGGGCTTGGTATTAAATTAGAAAAGGAATTAGAAATGGTTGATACCCCACATAAAATGAAAATGGGTGTGACTGGCTGTCCAAGAAACTGTGCGGAAGTGCTAACAAAAGATTTTGGCGTCGTCTGTGTGGAAAATGGCTACCAACTTTATATTGGTGGAAATGGCGGTACTGAAGTAAGGGAATGTGATTATCTCAAAATTGTTGCTACTGAAGAAGAAGTGATTATGTATGCGAAAGCTTATATGCAATATTACCGTGAAACAGGGATTTATGGTGAAAGAACCGCCCCATGGGTTGAACGATTAGGTATTGATACGATTAAAACCGTTTTAATGGATAACGAGCAGCGTGATTACTATGTTGACCGTTTTACTTTAGCTCGTGACACTTACCATGAAGCTTGGAGTGCTATGCTTAAGAAAAACGACGAAAAGAAGCTTTATGACGTCATTAAAATTTAA
- a CDS encoding nitrite reductase (NAD(P)H) small subunit yields MSITKEHVYVMQLDQLPILIGKEVHIKNESIALFRLSNGEVRAIGSRCPHTNGPLAEGIVSGEFVYCPLQDWKVSLVTGHVQPPDEGTVPTYDVILKNGEIYVSL; encoded by the coding sequence ATGAGTATCACGAAAGAACACGTATACGTTATGCAGCTTGATCAGTTACCTATTTTAATTGGAAAAGAAGTTCATATAAAAAATGAATCAATTGCTTTATTTCGATTAAGCAATGGAGAGGTACGAGCGATTGGAAGTCGCTGTCCTCATACAAATGGACCACTTGCAGAAGGGATCGTGTCAGGTGAGTTTGTCTATTGTCCGTTGCAAGATTGGAAAGTTTCATTAGTAACAGGTCACGTACAGCCGCCGGATGAAGGGACTGTACCAACCTACGACGTGATTTTAAAAAACGGGGAGATTTACGTATCCTTGTAG
- the cobA gene encoding uroporphyrinogen-III C-methyltransferase, whose product MGGFVSFVGAGPGDVGLLTEKGRQCLEKAEVVLYDRLANPRLLRYTKANCQLIYCGKLPDRHVMRQEKINDTLIEMALAGKRVVRLKGGDPSVFGRVGEEAEAARNEGIDYEIVPGVTSSIAAASYAGMPVTHRDYSASFTLRTGHSCQENELKTHSDDELGDTIAYYMGVKNLYHHCQVLINKGFPPETKVAVIEWATTGKQRTVEGTLLTISDEVKANNIQNPAMTIIGDVVALRQKLAWYEEKRMFGKRLLIAKASAEESKLERYFLNEGGEAYAFPTLKTEKKSISSHELKQIRLAEKLVFLSPESVTILIESLLAHGYDIRDLPRQIYSLSEKTKKVLLSIGIRSEKITEPSHEMIKVGYVNKPISAEDNSKLITTHHLQIDDRFEVIDKRLLNEETWETVVFPSQSSVDWFLAALKSYGYRDNWIKTISFAYIGQRVKAYAEEKGFTKIDEEVQRELALGYWK is encoded by the coding sequence ATGGGAGGGTTTGTATCATTTGTTGGAGCAGGTCCAGGGGACGTAGGTCTTTTAACAGAAAAAGGCCGCCAATGTTTGGAAAAAGCAGAGGTTGTCCTATATGATCGGCTAGCAAATCCGCGTCTTCTTAGATATACAAAAGCTAACTGTCAGTTAATCTACTGCGGGAAGCTACCAGATAGACATGTAATGCGCCAAGAAAAAATTAACGACACATTAATTGAGATGGCATTGGCAGGGAAACGGGTTGTCCGCTTAAAGGGCGGCGATCCGTCTGTCTTCGGCCGGGTTGGCGAAGAAGCAGAAGCCGCACGTAACGAAGGCATTGATTACGAGATTGTTCCTGGCGTGACATCAAGTATTGCGGCAGCGAGTTATGCTGGCATGCCGGTTACGCATCGTGATTATAGCGCTAGTTTTACCCTTAGAACAGGCCATTCCTGTCAAGAGAACGAGTTAAAAACACATTCAGATGATGAGCTAGGGGATACAATCGCTTACTATATGGGAGTGAAAAACCTTTATCATCACTGTCAAGTGCTAATCAATAAAGGTTTTCCTCCAGAAACGAAAGTGGCCGTCATTGAATGGGCTACTACAGGAAAACAACGCACGGTGGAAGGAACACTTTTAACCATTTCCGATGAAGTGAAGGCAAATAATATTCAAAACCCTGCCATGACAATTATCGGTGATGTCGTAGCATTACGTCAAAAACTGGCGTGGTATGAGGAAAAAAGAATGTTCGGAAAGCGACTTTTAATTGCTAAAGCGTCTGCTGAGGAAAGTAAATTAGAACGCTATTTCCTTAATGAAGGGGGAGAGGCGTATGCATTTCCTACTTTAAAAACGGAGAAGAAGTCTATTTCTTCACACGAGTTAAAACAAATTCGGTTAGCGGAAAAACTCGTATTTTTATCACCTGAGAGTGTGACGATTCTGATTGAATCGCTGTTAGCTCACGGTTACGATATCCGAGATCTGCCACGACAGATTTATTCATTGTCGGAAAAAACAAAGAAAGTTCTTCTTTCTATCGGGATTCGATCAGAAAAAATAACTGAACCGTCTCATGAGATGATAAAAGTCGGTTACGTTAATAAACCTATATCCGCCGAGGATAACTCAAAGCTAATCACCACTCATCATTTGCAGATAGATGATAGATTTGAAGTGATAGATAAACGTTTATTAAACGAGGAAACATGGGAAACCGTTGTTTTTCCTAGTCAATCGTCAGTTGATTGGTTTTTAGCAGCTTTAAAATCATATGGCTATAGAGATAATTGGATTAAGACAATATCGTTCGCTTATATTGGTCAACGTGTCAAAGCGTACGCAGAAGAAAAGGGTTTTACAAAGATAGATGAAGAAGTACAACGCGAATTAGCGTTAGGTTATTGGAAATAA
- a CDS encoding formate/nitrite transporter family protein encodes MKDVIQSFSQAAVQRVDQLNTSKTKYFVSAMMAGFFVGLGIILIFTIGGLLSPISVAATRIVMGVSFGIALSLVLMAGADLFTGNNMIMTIGTLEKRTSWKDTWRIWGYGFLGNFAGSVLVAVLYYYSGLWEGATADFITTTASVKMNAPFMELLVRGILCNILVCLAIWCAFKLKDDTAKLIVIFWCLFAFITSGFEHSIANMTLLSIGLMVPHPETVSLFGMGANLVPVTIGNMIGGIVFVGGAYWYTISETTPKKAVESSTVSTMRKEA; translated from the coding sequence ATGAAAGACGTTATCCAGTCATTTAGTCAAGCGGCTGTTCAAAGAGTCGATCAATTAAATACAAGTAAAACAAAATATTTTGTTTCCGCCATGATGGCAGGCTTTTTTGTAGGATTAGGTATTATTTTAATTTTTACGATTGGCGGCTTATTATCACCTATAAGTGTCGCGGCGACACGCATAGTGATGGGGGTGTCGTTTGGTATAGCGTTAAGCCTTGTTTTAATGGCAGGGGCTGATTTATTTACAGGAAACAATATGATTATGACGATCGGAACGTTGGAAAAACGAACATCTTGGAAAGATACTTGGCGCATTTGGGGATATGGTTTCCTTGGTAACTTTGCAGGGTCCGTGCTTGTGGCTGTTCTTTATTACTATTCAGGCCTTTGGGAAGGGGCTACTGCCGACTTTATTACCACAACGGCAAGTGTGAAAATGAATGCGCCGTTTATGGAATTACTTGTGCGTGGTATTTTATGTAACATTTTAGTTTGTCTAGCCATTTGGTGTGCTTTTAAATTAAAAGACGATACTGCAAAATTAATTGTGATCTTTTGGTGTTTATTTGCGTTTATTACTTCGGGCTTTGAGCATAGTATTGCCAATATGACTCTCCTCTCTATCGGGTTAATGGTACCACATCCTGAAACAGTGTCTCTTTTTGGAATGGGAGCTAACCTCGTCCCAGTCACAATTGGGAATATGATCGGTGGGATTGTGTTTGTAGGAGGAGCTTACTGGTATACTATTTCGGAAACAACGCCTAAAAAAGCGGTTGAAAGTAGCACAGTGAGTACAATGAGAAAAGAAGCCTAA
- a CDS encoding GNAT family N-acetyltransferase translates to MKVRQVKDAKLISQLNRPVQELHYTLYPEFFHKYNERDIYNVFNRLVESDHFIFLLLEEDEKAVGYAWIEIRDYPENPFIKGYKSLYVHQISIIEEKRHKGGGSLLMASIYRIAKEKDITIVELDYWVKNESAKNFYKKEQFETQRECVFKRL, encoded by the coding sequence ATGAAAGTAAGGCAAGTGAAGGACGCAAAGCTTATTAGTCAACTAAACAGACCTGTACAGGAGCTTCATTATACACTCTACCCAGAATTCTTTCATAAGTATAATGAAAGGGACATTTACAACGTTTTTAATCGACTGGTGGAAAGCGATCATTTTATTTTTCTTCTATTGGAGGAAGATGAAAAGGCAGTAGGCTACGCGTGGATCGAAATTCGAGACTATCCGGAAAACCCATTTATAAAAGGGTATAAATCACTTTATGTTCATCAGATCAGTATTATTGAGGAAAAAAGACATAAAGGGGGAGGCTCACTTTTAATGGCCTCAATTTATCGGATTGCAAAGGAGAAAGATATCACCATTGTTGAATTAGACTATTGGGTCAAAAATGAGTCAGCGAAAAATTTCTATAAAAAAGAGCAGTTTGAGACACAACGAGAGTGTGTTTTCAAGCGATTGTAG